One genomic segment of Erysipelotrichaceae bacterium 66202529 includes these proteins:
- a CDS encoding DUF2812 domain-containing protein, whose amino-acid sequence MKDRKRVMCGGLAFSDCEDMEMLHQYAKEGWVFREFHGLFYILHKEEPVNRIYSYTMQKLAEDEKEAYFRLFEEGGWHILNPDSKEVYFFWAEEGCVPLHSEVETRMEEYRPTLYVFAGMLLVGCLCLLSLLWLRHTAFYAAVLMLGSIMSTVGLLMVVGITLRMKKKRLRIVNLTFRQGAVIFAAGIVLLCIRMLDLGSGIRRLLLILGVVCVIEGVLWMCFQYRAFRDKKEIRIKKKDEGVL is encoded by the coding sequence ATGAAGGATAGAAAACGGGTGATGTGCGGCGGTCTGGCTTTTTCCGATTGCGAGGATATGGAAATGCTGCATCAGTATGCCAAAGAGGGCTGGGTGTTTCGGGAATTTCACGGTCTGTTTTATATCCTGCATAAGGAGGAGCCGGTAAACCGGATTTACAGCTATACCATGCAGAAGCTGGCGGAGGATGAAAAGGAAGCCTATTTCCGTCTGTTTGAGGAGGGAGGCTGGCACATTCTGAACCCGGATAGCAAAGAGGTATATTTCTTCTGGGCAGAGGAGGGCTGTGTGCCCCTGCACAGTGAGGTGGAAACCAGGATGGAGGAATACCGGCCGACACTGTATGTGTTTGCCGGAATGCTGCTGGTCGGCTGCCTGTGTCTGCTGTCCCTGCTCTGGCTGCGGCATACTGCTTTTTATGCGGCAGTCCTCATGCTTGGCTCCATAATGAGCACGGTAGGACTTTTGATGGTGGTGGGCATTACATTGCGTATGAAGAAGAAGCGTCTTCGCATCGTGAATCTGACCTTCCGCCAGGGGGCAGTGATCTTTGCGGCTGGTATCGTCCTGCTGTGTATCCGTATGCTTGACTTGGGAAGCGGCATACGCAGACTGCTGCTGATACTCGGCGTTGTTTGTGTGATAGAAGGGGTTTTATGGATGTGTTTTCAGTATCGGGCATTTCGTGATAAAAAAGAAATTCGTATAAAAAAGAAAGATGAGGGTGTGTTATGA
- the cysE gene encoding serine O-acetyltransferase, producing MLRVLKDINHNLNRSLQNDPAAHSKLEILLLYPHIRALAFHRVSHFLYKHHLFFLARLNSNIARHWTGIEIHPGATIGRGLLIDHGMGVVIGETAVIGDDCQLYHGVTLGGTGKQHAKRHPTLGNRVMIGAGAKCLGNITIDDDAKVGANAVVLTDVPAGATFIGLAAKDKREKHCLFY from the coding sequence ATGCTTCGTGTATTGAAGGATATCAATCACAATTTAAACCGCTCCCTGCAAAATGATCCTGCAGCGCATTCCAAGCTGGAGATATTGTTACTATATCCCCATATCCGTGCGCTTGCCTTTCATCGGGTGTCTCATTTTCTGTATAAGCACCATCTGTTTTTTCTGGCGCGGCTGAATTCAAATATTGCGCGTCACTGGACAGGGATTGAGATTCATCCGGGGGCAACCATCGGAAGAGGGCTTTTGATCGATCATGGCATGGGAGTTGTGATTGGTGAAACTGCTGTGATTGGGGATGACTGCCAGCTTTATCATGGTGTGACACTCGGCGGAACCGGTAAGCAGCATGCCAAACGGCATCCAACCCTTGGCAATCGTGTAATGATCGGGGCAGGGGCAAAATGTCTTGGCAATATCACAATCGATGATGATGCTAAGGTGGGAGCGAATGCAGTTGTTTTAACAGATGTACCGGCCGGAGCAACATTCATCGGGCTGGCCGCAAAGGATAAACGCGAAAAACATTGTCTGTTTTATTAA
- a CDS encoding manganese catalase family protein: MFEHKKKLLHPVKVERPNPQYAVLMQEQLGGNNGELKAAMQYLSQSFRAQDPVFKDLFLDIGTEELSHMEMVAETINLLNGGDVDYKQVKVGEIESMVTFGLNPALVNSSGNPWTADYVTVTGDLAADLLADIASEQRAKVVYEYLYRQIDDKYVKETIMFLLEREEAHNALFCEALNKITDDGSNKSFGMSEDSRLYFDLSKPGRYFDDPDPKAPKMANAKDSKSTKSKTKKK; the protein is encoded by the coding sequence ATGTTTGAACACAAGAAAAAGTTATTACATCCGGTTAAGGTAGAACGTCCAAATCCACAATACGCTGTATTGATGCAGGAGCAGTTAGGTGGAAACAACGGGGAGCTGAAGGCAGCTATGCAGTATCTGTCCCAGAGCTTCCGTGCACAGGATCCGGTTTTTAAGGATTTATTTCTGGATATCGGAACAGAGGAGCTAAGTCACATGGAAATGGTCGCAGAAACCATAAACCTGTTGAATGGCGGAGATGTAGATTACAAGCAGGTAAAGGTTGGCGAAATCGAAAGCATGGTGACGTTCGGTCTGAATCCGGCACTGGTGAATTCCAGCGGAAACCCTTGGACTGCTGATTATGTTACTGTAACGGGAGACCTGGCAGCTGATCTGCTTGCGGATATCGCCAGTGAACAGCGTGCCAAGGTCGTATACGAGTATTTGTATCGTCAGATTGATGACAAATATGTTAAGGAAACGATTATGTTCCTGCTGGAGCGTGAGGAAGCACACAATGCTCTGTTCTGCGAGGCGTTGAATAAAATCACCGATGATGGCAGCAATAAGAGCTTTGGTATGAGTGAGGACAGCCGTTTGTATTTCGACTTATCCAAGCCTGGACGCTATTTTGACGATCCCGATCCGAAAGCACCGAAAATGGCCAATGCCAAGGATTCCAAAAGCACCAAAAGCAAAACGAAAAAGAAATAA
- a CDS encoding ATP-binding cassette domain-containing protein, giving the protein MIEVNNLTKLYGKFKAVDDVSLKAEDGEVTILLGPNGAGKSTTIKSITNLLQYKGDIKINGYENDSLEAKKSFGYIPEAPVLYDLLTIDEHVEFIGKAYRCENYRALADTYIALFKLEDKRKKAVRELSKGMKQKVSMLLALIISPKTLLVDEPMVGLDPTSIEETLQLFVRLKQEGVAILISTHIIDVIEAIWDSAYIMDHGKIVAHVRKAELKEQTIKEIFFASVEGDEHEHTV; this is encoded by the coding sequence ATGATCGAGGTAAATAATTTGACAAAGCTGTACGGGAAATTTAAGGCCGTGGATGATGTATCGTTGAAAGCAGAGGATGGGGAAGTTACCATTCTGCTGGGACCCAATGGTGCGGGTAAGTCAACGACGATAAAAAGTATTACCAATCTGCTGCAGTATAAGGGGGATATCAAAATCAATGGGTATGAGAATGATTCTCTGGAGGCTAAAAAAAGCTTCGGCTATATCCCGGAGGCCCCGGTACTGTATGATCTGTTGACAATCGATGAGCATGTGGAGTTTATCGGCAAGGCGTACCGCTGTGAGAATTACCGTGCGCTGGCGGATACATATATTGCTCTGTTCAAGCTGGAGGATAAGCGAAAAAAAGCGGTGCGTGAGCTGTCCAAGGGGATGAAGCAGAAGGTCAGTATGCTGTTGGCTCTGATCATTTCTCCAAAAACCCTGCTGGTGGATGAGCCAATGGTTGGTCTGGACCCAACAAGTATTGAAGAAACCCTGCAGCTGTTTGTGCGGCTGAAGCAGGAGGGAGTGGCAATACTGATTTCTACGCATATCATCGATGTGATTGAGGCAATTTGGGATAGCGCCTATATCATGGATCACGGGAAAATCGTAGCCCATGTACGAAAAGCGGAGCTGAAGGAGCAAACGATCAAGGAAATCTTCTTTGCGTCTGTGGAAGGTGATGAACATGAGCATACTGTATAA
- a CDS encoding FeoB-associated Cys-rich membrane protein, which translates to MNIADIIVIAVLLIILAGIVYLTRPKKGKDSACGSCHSDCSSCSAFSSFYEDYKKDQEQK; encoded by the coding sequence ATGAATATTGCGGATATTATTGTTATTGCAGTATTGCTTATAATACTGGCAGGAATCGTTTATCTGACAAGACCTAAAAAGGGAAAAGACTCTGCCTGCGGCTCCTGTCACAGCGATTGCTCCAGCTGCTCGGCTTTTTCCAGCTTTTATGAGGATTATAAAAAGGATCAGGAACAGAAATAA
- a CDS encoding pyridoxal-phosphate dependent enzyme, whose translation MKETVKLIGNTPLYHIENTDIYVKLEKYNIGGSVKDRAVLRMLQGAMEKGEITKDSVLVEATSGNTGVALAMLGAVYHIPVTIIMPDTMSMERRQLVRAYGATLVLTPGAKGMQGAMEEMERLMKEHDNYRSLSQFDNPDNINAHYETTGREILEQLPDVDLFVACIGTGGTFSGIAKRLKEHDPAILCMAGEPEKSAILSGREAGPHKIQGIGANFVPANFDRELADDILLISDQEAVFETVRFVRETGILVGISSGANIALAKRLSLRYPGKKIVTVAPDGGEKYLSVLDFD comes from the coding sequence ATGAAGGAAACAGTAAAGCTGATTGGAAATACACCATTATATCATATAGAAAATACGGATATCTATGTGAAGCTGGAAAAATACAATATCGGAGGAAGTGTTAAGGATCGTGCTGTGCTCAGGATGCTGCAGGGTGCCATGGAAAAGGGCGAGATCACCAAGGACAGCGTACTCGTGGAGGCAACCAGTGGGAATACCGGTGTAGCGCTTGCTATGCTGGGGGCTGTGTATCACATACCGGTAACGATCATCATGCCGGATACGATGAGCATGGAACGCCGGCAGCTGGTAAGGGCCTATGGGGCAACGCTTGTTTTAACTCCGGGCGCAAAGGGAATGCAGGGCGCTATGGAGGAAATGGAACGCCTGATGAAGGAGCACGACAATTATCGTTCCCTGTCACAGTTTGATAATCCGGATAATATCAATGCGCATTATGAAACAACAGGCAGGGAAATTCTGGAGCAGCTGCCGGATGTAGATCTATTTGTTGCCTGCATCGGTACCGGAGGTACGTTCAGCGGTATCGCAAAACGGTTAAAGGAACATGATCCTGCAATCCTATGCATGGCAGGAGAACCGGAAAAAAGTGCAATTCTTAGCGGCAGGGAAGCGGGGCCTCATAAAATTCAGGGGATTGGCGCAAACTTTGTGCCTGCCAACTTCGATCGTGAACTGGCGGACGACATTCTTTTGATTTCGGATCAAGAGGCTGTTTTTGAAACTGTGCGCTTTGTCCGTGAAACCGGAATTCTGGTAGGTATCAGCTCCGGTGCCAACATCGCTTTGGCAAAACGTTTATCACTGCGTTATCCTGGAAAGAAAATCGTTACGGTTGCACCGGACGGCGGAGAGAAATATCTTTCCGTATTGGACTTTGATTAG
- a CDS encoding gamma carbonic anhydrase family protein, with product MIIAYKNKRPSIDKEAYVSSNATVIGDVALEKGSSVWFHTVVRGDKDHIHIGENSNVQDNCTLHTDPQHVLTIGKRVTIGHNAVLHGCHIADEVLVGMGAIILNGACIGSHSIIGAGALVKEGQMIPENSLAVGSPARVIRNVRKEQIDEILENAEHYAALAQEYKEHDV from the coding sequence ATGATCATAGCGTATAAAAATAAAAGACCTTCCATAGATAAGGAAGCCTATGTATCCAGCAATGCCACCGTCATAGGTGATGTAGCATTGGAAAAGGGAAGCTCTGTCTGGTTTCATACCGTCGTTCGCGGGGACAAGGATCATATCCATATTGGAGAGAACAGCAATGTGCAGGATAATTGTACTCTGCATACCGATCCCCAGCATGTGCTTACGATTGGTAAGCGTGTTACCATAGGGCATAATGCTGTACTTCACGGCTGTCATATTGCAGATGAGGTATTGGTAGGTATGGGGGCCATCATACTAAACGGAGCATGCATTGGCTCGCATAGCATCATCGGAGCAGGAGCACTGGTGAAGGAAGGACAGATGATCCCTGAAAACAGTCTTGCCGTAGGCAGCCCTGCCAGGGTGATTCGCAACGTCCGTAAGGAGCAGATCGACGAGATTCTGGAAAATGCAGAGCACTATGCAGCGCTCGCTCAGGAATATAAGGAACATGATGTTTGA
- a CDS encoding PadR family transcriptional regulator has protein sequence MSKSNTLETEQLTDAMYYILLSLMKERHGYAIMKYIEELSNHSITMGPGTLYTLLKKLCKAEWILQTSVDADRTKKYQITDTGRAVLLHEIKRRRHMVEDGLRILKENGYEG, from the coding sequence ATGTCAAAAAGCAATACGCTGGAGACGGAGCAGCTGACGGATGCCATGTATTACATTCTGCTGTCTCTGATGAAGGAGCGTCATGGCTATGCCATCATGAAATATATCGAGGAGCTCAGCAATCACAGTATTACGATGGGGCCGGGAACCTTATATACACTTTTGAAAAAGCTGTGTAAGGCGGAGTGGATCCTGCAGACCTCTGTCGATGCGGACCGGACGAAAAAATATCAGATTACCGATACCGGCAGAGCAGTGCTGCTGCATGAGATAAAACGCAGAAGGCACATGGTGGAGGACGGCTTGCGAATTTTAAAGGAGAACGGATATGAAGGATAG